One genomic region from Rosa rugosa chromosome 1, drRosRugo1.1, whole genome shotgun sequence encodes:
- the LOC133726279 gene encoding uncharacterized protein LOC133726279, with translation MIRHTSSFSMTKGEVQVNLLANSAPRPSFVKIPETGMDTAKNISESSQVLKKRTRRRHRRKPNLMQNTGVVHNLPQEHGQGDTKYIKRLSTLSLSDERGSDVLVISSGAVKTNCEEDISSGISHGSIVREQFRYTGKKLLILDINGLIADIVSPPPKGFASDIRIAGRAIFKRPYYLDFLKFCFERFEVGVWSSRSKKIVERVVDYLMGDLKHKLLFCWDLSHCTTTGFRTLENKHKTLVFKDLRRIWEEDDSSLPWEKGVYNESNTLLLDDSPYKALLNPAHTGVFPYPYTFHGGCDNALGPGGRLRTYLEKLAAAENLQEFVDQHPFGQRPITERSASWDFYLRVLNTVYSVKTNQITWNSTCKH, from the exons ATGATTAGGCATACTAGTTCCTTCTCCATGACCAAGGGTGAAGTGCAAGTTAACCTCTTGGCAAATTCAGCACCCCGTCCATCCTTTGTTAAAATTCCAGAGACAGGTATGGACACTGCCAAAAATATTTCGGAGTCAAGTCAAGTGTtgaaaaagagaacaagaagGAGACATAGGAGGAAACCGAATCTAATGCAAAATACTGGTGTAGTTCATAATTTGCCTCAGGAACATGGGCAGGGTGACactaaatatataaaaagattGTCAACTTTAAGTTTATCAGATGAAAGAGGTAGCGATGTATTAGTTATTTCATCTGGAGCGGTTAAAACTAATTGTGAAGAGGACATCAGCTCAGGAATTTCACATGGCTCAATTGTGAGAGAACAGTTTAGGTATACAGGGAAAAAACTTCTTATTCTTGACATTAATGGACTTATTGCGGATATAGTCTCTCCTCCTCCAAAGGGATTTGCATCTGACATAAGGATTGCAGGACGAGCAA TTTTCAAGAGGCCATACTATCTTGATTTTCTTAAGTTCTGCTTTGAGCGTTTTGAAGTGGGTGTGTGGTCTTCAAGATCCAA GAAAATTGTGGAAAGAGTGGTTGACTATCTAATGGGTGATCTAAAGCACAAGTTGCTGTTTTGTTGG GATCTATCCCACTGCACTACAACAGGGTTCAGAACTCTAGAAAATAAGCACAAGACCTTGGTGTTTAAGGATCTGAGGAGAATTTGGGAAGAAGATGACTCTAGTCTTCCATGGGAGAAGGGCGTATATAATGAATCTAATACGTTATTGTTGGATGATTCTCCGTACAAAGCCCTGCTTAATCCT GCACATACTGGGGTCTTTCCTTATCCATACACGTTTCATGGAGGGTGCGACAATGCGTTAG GTCCTGGAGGTCGTCTTCGGACCTATTTGGAAAAGTTGGCCGCAGCTGAAAATCTACAAGAGTTTGTAGACCAACATCCATTTGGTCAAAGACCTATTACTGAAAGAAGTGCATCTTGGGACTTTTACCTCAGGGTACTCAATACGGTGTATTCCGTAAAAACCAACCAGATAACCTGGAATTCTACTTGTAAGCACTAG
- the LOC133726281 gene encoding protein LONGIFOLIA 2-like, which translates to MSAKVFHSFRDENRDLHKQLGCMSGIFQLFDRRHFLSGRSINGHSHKRLPPGENGNQEIDPKSRALPKATDKNRKKAVKERRNSTESSTTTVSSSSCSSSFSSSLEYNKAAQQEQSSSGQTIYNDRHTRDLSMNKPNISKPLSQQSFDSTYREARGISVRPGGKDGVGHILKYIDSPRPSQPLKPIKPRVSGGESFQVHAKLREAHRNSNEEKDGCMRFAPKEARRLSYDERASRDTVKSTTKLKELPRLSLDSKERSIRRACSPETRSNHFFKDLQRENGNCDKMLDLQPEPGNSKRPNVVAKLMGLDLSDSGSTSVTPLRLINTCPSDRFDPLSRSLRKTDESKQDVLSGSPRNMQKGFSSPQRRSANSVMQPTANSKFPIETAPWRQPHGSKGPQSTFNCQEEPTKAPKSSPSVYGEMEKRLAELEFKKSGKDLRALKQILEAMQKSKENSEDKKEASNFASQVSNKSGLSESTISASKRNTKRSSSLPATAMGSKSPKSYKSPIIIMKPGKLMEKTHNSASTVISRDNRSCPRRLQTSNPGDNRKELLDRKAKDLTPRNIHTSDSFNGHLRSTDKNSNVRTSKAAQKPKMPQSEENSPGPSRSITSPRLQNRRFGLEKQSPPTTLSSESSMTRRQHSRQSLEASTPGRKLRPKSPSFHQSNCQLSETSTSTRAMSHQDDTTSQQSESNSSLASHADTEATSIHQSDKIRDTCMKQHSQKQNRPAVGLSDDRLTAESGKASLEQPSPISVLDSTFYRDDSPSPVKKISNAFKDDGGQNLDEAEYGPMDLGLISNSTTPSLGAEIDHKRLENLKHLIHNHRHMSSTHEEPIFGPITFLCDRSNPDHMYISDILLASGILRYLESAWTTIELQTFELLINPNLFLALEEIRADIEPWDDGKRCEKILQSQSEEKIQRKLVFDVVKEFLVQKLVVENSFKQWFSPNKLAEGKPRGQQLLTELCSQVDQLQRSNLNGNLDDEDESLTSILLENFMDQSQNWTVCDGEIPSVVLDVERLIFKDLITEIVSSDAVDHAGWSGGHCRQLFSKKGLW; encoded by the exons ATGTCTGCAAAGGTGTTTCATTCATTCAGAGATGAGAATCGTGATCTCCATAAGCAACTTGGGTGCATGAGCGGGATTTTTCAGCTGTTTGATCGCCGGCATTTCCTCTCCGGCCGGAGCATCAATGGCCACAGTCACAAGAGACTTCCTCCAG GTGAGAATGGCAACCAAGAAATAGATCCCAAAAGCAGAGCACTGCCCAAAGCTACA GATAAAAATCGAAAAAAGGCTGTCAAAGAGAGACGAAACTCCACAGAATCATCCACAACCactgtttcttcatcttcttgttcATCTAGCTTCTCATCATCTCTTGAATACAACAAAGCAGCTCAGCAAGAACAATCCTCGTCTGGCCAAACAATTTACAATGACAGACACACTCGGGACCTGTCCATGAACAAACCGAATATTTCAAAGCCCTTAAGTCAGCAATCCTTCGACTCAACCTACAGAGAAGCCCGTGGCATTTCAGTCAGACCTGGAGGAAAAGATGGAGTAGGTCATATATTGAAATACATAGACTCCCCAAGGCCTTCACAACCACTAAAACCCATCAAGCCAAGGGTTTCTGGTGGCGAGTCATTTCAAGTTCATGCCAAGCTTCGGGAAGCACATCGAAATTCCAACGAGGAGAAGGATGGTTGCATGCGATTTGCGCCAAAAGAAGCAAGGAGGCTGTCTTATGATGAAAGGGCATCACGAGATACAGTGAAATCCACAACAAAACTCAAAGAACTCCCAAGGCTTTCCTTGGACAGCAAAGAACGTTCCATTAGGAGAGCTTGTAGCCCCGAAACAAGATCAAATCATTTCTTCAAGGATCTGCAGAGGGAGAATGGGAACTGTGACAAAATGCTTGACCTGCAGCCAGAACCCGGAAATTCTAAAAGACCGAATGTTGTTGCAAAGTTGATGGGATTGGATCTCTCAGATTCAGGGTCAACCAGTGTTACTCCATTGAGGCTGATTAATACCTGTCCATCTGATAGATTTGATCCCTTGTCCAGATCATTGAGAAAAACAGATGAATCCAAGCAAGATGTTTTGTCTGGGTCCCCAAGAAATATGCAGAAGGGCTTCAGCTCACCCCAGAGGAGAAGTGCCAATTCAGTCATGCAGCCCACCGCAAATTCCAAGTTTCCAATAGAAACAGCTCCTTGGAGGCAGCCACATGGAAGCAAAGGTCCTCAATCAACTTTCAACTGTCAAGAAGAACCTACAAAAGCACCAAAGTCATCACCTTCAGTATATGGTGAAATGGAGAAAAGACTAGCAGAACTAGAGTTCAAGAAATCAGGAAAGGACCTCCGAGCTCTTAAACAGATACTTGAAGCAATGCAGAAGAGTAAGGAAAACTCGGAGGACAAAAAAGAAGCCTCAAATTTTGCCTCTCAAGTAAGCAACAAAAGTGGTTTGTCTGAGAGCACAATATCAGCAAGCAAGAGAAATACAAAACGTAGCTCATCACTTCCAGCCACAGCCATGGGTTCCAAATCCCCAAAGAGTTACAAATCACCAATCATCATCATGAAACCCGGTAAACTCATGGAGAAAACACACAACTCTGCTTCCACAGTGATCTCCAGGGACAACAGATCATGTCCGCGGAGGCTTCAGACTAGCAACCCTGGTGACAACAGAAAGGAATTGCTTGACAGGAAAGCCAAAGATTTGACTCCAAGAAACATTCATACTAGTGATTCTTTCAATGGACACCTTCGCTCCACTGATAAGAATTCTAATGTAAGAACTTCTAAAGCTGCACAAAAACCAAAGATGCCCCAGAGTGAAGAAAATTCCCCGGGCCCAAGTAGGAGCATCACGAGCCCAAGACTGCAAAACAGAAGATTTGGATTGGAGAAGCAATCTCCTCCAACCACTCTATCATCAGAGTCAAGCATGACCAGAAGGCAACACAGTAGGCAATCACTAGAAGCAAGCACCCCGGGTAGAAAACTCAGGCCAAAATCTCCCAGTTTTCATCAAAGCAATTGCCAACTGAGCGAGACTAGCACCAGTACAAGAGCTATGAGTCACCAAGATGATACCACTTCTCAGCAATCTGAAAGCAACAGCAGCTTGGCCTCACATGCAGACACAGAAGCCACAAGCATTCATCAGTCAGATAAGATTAGAGATACTTGCATGAAGCAGCACAGCCAAAAACAAAAC AGGCCAGCAGTAGGGTTGAGTGATGATAGGTTAACAGCAGAAAGTGGCAAAGCTTCCTTAGAACAACCAAGTCCTATCTCCGTTCTTGATTCTACATTCTATAGGGACGACTCGCCTTCTCCTGTGAAGAAGATATCAAATGCCTTTAAAG ATGATGGTGGGCAAAATCTGGATGAAGCAGAGTATGGACCGATGGACCTAGGTCTGATATCCAACAGTACAACGCCCAGTCTTGGTGCAGAGATTGACCATAAAAGGTTAGAGAACCTGAAGCACCTGATTCATAATCATCGACATATGAGCAGCACACATGAAGAACCCATCTTCGGGCCCATTACTTTCCTCTGTGACCGCTCAAATCCAGACCACATGTACATTTCAGATATATTgctagcatcaggaattcttaGGTATCTCGAATCTGCGTGGACAACCATTGAGCTCCAGACATTCGAACTCCTGATCAACCCTAATTTGTTCCTTGCACTGGAAGAAATTAGGGCAGATATAGAGCCTTGGGATGATGGAAAGAGATGTGAAAAGATTCTCCAGTCCCAATCAGAGGAAAAAATTCAAAGAAAGCTAGTGTTCGATGTTGTTAAAGAATTCCTAGTTCAAAAATTAGTTGTGGAGAACTCTTTCAAGCAGTGGTTCTCACCAAACAAGCTGGCAGAAGGGAAACCAAGAGGGCAGCAGCTTTTGACAGAATTGTGCTCCCAGGTTGATCAGCTACAAAGAAGCAACTTGAATGGCAACctagatgatgaagatgaaagtTTGACAAGTATCTTGTTGGAAAATTTCATGGATCAATCACAGAATTGGACAGTGTGTGATGGTGAAATTCCGAGTGTAGTGTTGGATGTTGAGCGATTGATCTTTAAAGACTTGATAACTGAAATTGTGAGCAGTGATGCAGTTGACCATGCGGGTTGGTCTGGTGGGCATTGTAGGCAACTGTTTTCCAAGAAGGGGCTCTGGTAA
- the LOC133726282 gene encoding transcription initiation factor TFIID subunit 8-like encodes MSDGGGESGREHEQFNRALRKSSGGGDDFARAVSKIAVAQVCEIVGFQTFQLSALETLSDVAVQYIRNVGKTAHLYANLSGRTDCNVFDIIQGLEDLSVAQGFAGASDINHCLASSGTVKEISQYVAETEHVPFAYSTPQFPVIKDRKLTPSFWQSGEETPGEHIPTWLPPFPEPHTYSQSTTCNERATEPDSAIVEQEKQQRNVERALLNFQRRLVCNGMEGPSVDPGDVEKAKQARESNPFLATPLQFGETEVSQVTLPAKLSIEATEENLKAENHAKDKCSSVLETFAPAIEAIKNKSFELEEDQKILSSRKPTVQFKIGMSKKSLGTMLHSGPHKKGFEEVCPWFGRENEKDEKKRRAEKILKNSMENSQELAQL; translated from the coding sequence ATGAGCGATGGGGGTGGGGAGAGTGGAAGAGAGCATGAGCAATTCAATAGAGCACTGAGAAAATCAAGCGGTGGTGGTGATGATTTTGCACGAGCTGTTTCTAAGATTGCAGTAGCGCAAGTATGTGAGATAGTGGGGTTTCAGACTTTCCAGTTGTCTGCTCTTGAAACACTTTCGGATGTTGCGGTTCAGTACATTCGTAACGTTGGAAAGACGGCACATTTATATGCAAATTTATCTGGCAGAACGGATTGTAATGTTTTTGATATCATTCAAGGGTTGGAAGATCTGAGCGTGGCTCAGGGGTTTGCAGGTGCTTCAGATATTAATCATTGTCTCGCAAGTTCAGGGACGGTTAAGGAAATTTCTCAGTATGTTGCCGAAACTGAGCATGTTCCATTTGCCTACTCTACTCCTCAATTCCCAGTTATTAAGGACCGGAAGCTGACTCCGAGTTTTTGGCAAAGCGGGGAAGAGACTCCTGGAGAGCATATACCTACTTGGTTGCCTCCATTTCCTGAACCACATACGTATTCCCAATCAACTACATGCAATGAGAGAGCCACAGAACCTGACAGTGCTATAGTTGAGCAGGAAAAACAACAGAGAAATGTGGAGCGGGCCCTGCTGAATTTTCAGCGTAGGCTAGTCTGTAATGGGATGGAAGGACCCTCTGTTGACCCTGGGGATGTTGAAAAGGCGAAACAAGCAAGAGAGAGTAACCCTTTTCTTGCTACACCTCTGCAATTTGGGGAGACAGAAGTATCTCAGGTTACTCTTCCAGCTAAACTGTCAATCGAAGCAACAGAGGAAAATCTTAAGGCTGAGAACCATGCCAAGGATAAATGTTCTTCAGTGCTGGAGACCTTTGCCCCAGCCATTGAAGCAATCAAGAACAAATCGTTTGAATTGGAGGAGGATCAAAAGATTCTTTCGAGCAGGAAACCCACTGTGCAATTTAAGATTGGGATGTCAAAGAAGTCCTTAGGTACTATGTTACATTCAGGGCCGCATAAGAAGGGTTTTGAGGAAGTGTGTCCCTGGTTCGggagagaaaatgaaaaggatgaaaagaaaaggagggCCGAAAAAATTCTGAAGAACTCCATGGAAAACTCACAGGAGCTTGCTCAGTTGTAA